A genome region from Carya illinoinensis cultivar Pawnee chromosome 2, C.illinoinensisPawnee_v1, whole genome shotgun sequence includes the following:
- the LOC122296423 gene encoding uncharacterized protein LOC122296423 isoform X5 — translation MNTRVRTTLLAMKAPLNLDKTLQLLAEVAVLEEEVVRLEEQIVNFRQGLYQEAVYISSKRNVENSSDTIDHESGRNSKHQRSKSLPQNELNSITSMVRRQPCLARSTSRKFFSLDTIPDRTANCSNRPVMGKQHLNKRNSSPSCPEDGQGKESWLCFDSVKDKQSPEKKYAKIITSMQKTPIKYESMEKCADPIRSKLGSRLIEERAQESSSGSSDERVLAADSHPNKVSEDMVKCLSSIFMRMSALKDKVVESGTFRAVASHGNNRETQFRDAYEICSEYRERDIGPYKHLCAIEASSIDLNRATNALFLIHRLKLLFGRLATVKLEGLTHQQKLAFWINIYNSCMMNAFLEHGIPDTPKMVVALMQKATIIVGGHLLNAITIEHFILRLPFHLKFTCTKAAKNDEMKARSIFGLEWSEPLVTFALSCGSCSSPAVRVYTASQVEEELEVAKRDYLQAAVGFTKTNKLIIPKVLDWYLLDFAKDLESLLDWVCLQLPDELRSEAVKCLERRGREPLSQSVQVMPYDFSFRLLLHR, via the exons ATGAATACCAGAGTGCGCACCACTCTTCTGGCGATGAAAGCTCCTCTGAACCTGGATAAA acactACAGCTTCTTGCCGAAGTAGCTGTTTTAGAAGAGGAGGTTGTTCGTCTGGAAGAGCAAATCGTGAATTTTAGGCAAGGTCTCTATCAGGAAGCTGTCTACATATCCTCCAAGAGGAATGTGGAGAATTCGAGTGATACAATCGACCACGAGTCAGGTAGAAACTCCAAACATCAACGATCAAAGTCTTTGCCCCAAAATGAGCTGAATTCAATAACATCTATGGTCAGGCGTCAACCTTGTCTAGCCAGAAGTACAAGTAGAAAGTTCTTTTCCCTCGATACCATCCCCGATCGAACGGCTAATTGTTCCAATAGGCCAGTGATGGGGAAACAACATCTTAATAAACGCAATTCCTCTCCATCTTGTCCAGAAGATGGGCAAGGAAAAGAGAGTTGGTTGTGTTTTGATTCTGTGAAGGACAAGCAATCTCCGGAAAAGAAATATGCAAAAATCATAACCTCGATGCAGAAAACTCCAATCAAATATGAATCAATGGAGAAATGTGCGGATCCTATAAGGTCAAAG CTAGGGAGCAGACTAATAGAGGAGAGAGCACAGGAGAGTTCCTCTGGTTCTTCAGATGAAAGAGTATTGGCAGCTGATAGCCATCCCAACAAAGTATCTGAGGATATGGTGAAGTGTTTGTCTAGCATTTTCATGAGGATGAGCGCATTGAAGGACAAAGTAGTGGAATCAGGGACTTTTCGAGCAGTAGCTTCTCATGGAAACAACAGAGAAACACAGTTTAGAGATGCTTATGAAATCTGTTCAgaatacagagagagagatattggTCCTTATAAGCATCTCTGTGCAATTGAAGCAAGTTCAATCGATCTCAATCGGGCAACCAATGCTCTGTTTCTGATTCATAGGCTAAA GTTGCTATTTGGAAGGCTTGCCACTGTGAAGTTAGAGGGTCTTACACATCAGCAGAAGCTTGCATTCtggataaatatatacaattcCTGCATGATGAAT GCATTTTTAGAGCATGGGATACCGGATACCCCCAAAATGGTTGTAGCACTAATGCAAAAG GCGACAATTATTGTGGGGGGACACTTGCTGAATGCAATAACAATCGAACACTTCATCTTGAGACTGCCTTTTCATTTGAAATTC ACATGCACAAAAGCTGCAaaaaatgatgagatgaaagcACGCAGCATATTTGGACTGGAATGGTCTGAACCCTTGGTCACATTTGCACTCTCCTGTGGAAGCTGTTCCTCTCCTGCT gtGAGGGTGTACACAGCATCTCAAGTGGAAGAAGAGTTGGAAGTTGCAAAGAGGGACTACTTGCAAGCAGCAGTCGGCTTTACCAAGACAAACAAATTAATTATCCCCAAGGTACTAGATTGGTATCTACTTGACTTCGCTAAGGATCTGGAGTCATTGCTGGATTGGGTCTGCCTGCAACTACCGGATGAACTCCGTAGCGAAGCAGTCAAATGTCTtgagagaagaggaagagaacccTTATCACAATCGGTACAAGTAATGCCATATGATTTCAGTTTCAGGCTACTTTTACATCGATGA
- the LOC122296423 gene encoding uncharacterized protein LOC122296423 isoform X3, translated as MNTRVRTTLLAMKAPLNLDKKMETQGSRVKGGDKPVTNRRRSNRERKMMLLQDVDKLKKRLRHEENVHRALERAFSRPIGTLPRLPPYLPPHLLAEVAVLEEEVVRLEEQIVNFRQGLYQEAVYISSKRNVENSSDTIDHESGRNSKHQRSKSLPQNELNSITSMVRRQPCLARSTSRKFFSLDTIPDRTANCSNRPVMGKQHLNKRNSSPSCPEDGQGKESWLCFDSVKDKQSPEKKYAKIITSMQKTPIKYESMEKCADPIRSKLGSRLIEERAQESSSGSSDERVLAADSHPNKVSEDMVKCLSSIFMRMSALKDKVVESGTFRAVASHGNNRETQFRDAYEICSEYRERDIGPYKHLCAIEASSIDLNRATNALFLIHRLKLLFGRLATVKLEGLTHQQKLAFWINIYNSCMMNAFLEHGIPDTPKMVVALMQKATIIVGGHLLNAITIEHFILRLPFHLKFTCTKAAKNDEMKARSIFGLEWSEPLVTFALSCGSCSSPAVRVYTASQVEEELEVAKRDYLQAAVGFTKTNKLIIPKVLDWYLLDFAKDLESLLDWVCLQLPDELRSEAVKCLERRGREPLSQSVQVMPYDFSFRLLLHR; from the exons ATGAATACCAGAGTGCGCACCACTCTTCTGGCGATGAAAGCTCCTCTGAACCTGGATAAA AAGATGGAGACTCAGGGGAGCAGAGTAAAAGGTGGCGACAAACCTGTGACCAATCGAAGGCGAtcaaatagagagagaaaaatgatgtTACTTCAAGAT GTTGATAAGCTAAAGAAGAGGCTCAGACATGAAGAGAATGTTCACAGAGCATTGGAGAGGGCTTTTAGTAGACCTATAGGAACTCTCCCTCGTCTTCCTCCTTATCTTCCCCCACAT CTTCTTGCCGAAGTAGCTGTTTTAGAAGAGGAGGTTGTTCGTCTGGAAGAGCAAATCGTGAATTTTAGGCAAGGTCTCTATCAGGAAGCTGTCTACATATCCTCCAAGAGGAATGTGGAGAATTCGAGTGATACAATCGACCACGAGTCAGGTAGAAACTCCAAACATCAACGATCAAAGTCTTTGCCCCAAAATGAGCTGAATTCAATAACATCTATGGTCAGGCGTCAACCTTGTCTAGCCAGAAGTACAAGTAGAAAGTTCTTTTCCCTCGATACCATCCCCGATCGAACGGCTAATTGTTCCAATAGGCCAGTGATGGGGAAACAACATCTTAATAAACGCAATTCCTCTCCATCTTGTCCAGAAGATGGGCAAGGAAAAGAGAGTTGGTTGTGTTTTGATTCTGTGAAGGACAAGCAATCTCCGGAAAAGAAATATGCAAAAATCATAACCTCGATGCAGAAAACTCCAATCAAATATGAATCAATGGAGAAATGTGCGGATCCTATAAGGTCAAAG CTAGGGAGCAGACTAATAGAGGAGAGAGCACAGGAGAGTTCCTCTGGTTCTTCAGATGAAAGAGTATTGGCAGCTGATAGCCATCCCAACAAAGTATCTGAGGATATGGTGAAGTGTTTGTCTAGCATTTTCATGAGGATGAGCGCATTGAAGGACAAAGTAGTGGAATCAGGGACTTTTCGAGCAGTAGCTTCTCATGGAAACAACAGAGAAACACAGTTTAGAGATGCTTATGAAATCTGTTCAgaatacagagagagagatattggTCCTTATAAGCATCTCTGTGCAATTGAAGCAAGTTCAATCGATCTCAATCGGGCAACCAATGCTCTGTTTCTGATTCATAGGCTAAA GTTGCTATTTGGAAGGCTTGCCACTGTGAAGTTAGAGGGTCTTACACATCAGCAGAAGCTTGCATTCtggataaatatatacaattcCTGCATGATGAAT GCATTTTTAGAGCATGGGATACCGGATACCCCCAAAATGGTTGTAGCACTAATGCAAAAG GCGACAATTATTGTGGGGGGACACTTGCTGAATGCAATAACAATCGAACACTTCATCTTGAGACTGCCTTTTCATTTGAAATTC ACATGCACAAAAGCTGCAaaaaatgatgagatgaaagcACGCAGCATATTTGGACTGGAATGGTCTGAACCCTTGGTCACATTTGCACTCTCCTGTGGAAGCTGTTCCTCTCCTGCT gtGAGGGTGTACACAGCATCTCAAGTGGAAGAAGAGTTGGAAGTTGCAAAGAGGGACTACTTGCAAGCAGCAGTCGGCTTTACCAAGACAAACAAATTAATTATCCCCAAGGTACTAGATTGGTATCTACTTGACTTCGCTAAGGATCTGGAGTCATTGCTGGATTGGGTCTGCCTGCAACTACCGGATGAACTCCGTAGCGAAGCAGTCAAATGTCTtgagagaagaggaagagaacccTTATCACAATCGGTACAAGTAATGCCATATGATTTCAGTTTCAGGCTACTTTTACATCGATGA
- the LOC122296423 gene encoding uncharacterized protein LOC122296423 isoform X4 — MNTRVRTTLLAMKAPLNLDKKMETQGSRVKGGDKPVTNRRRSNRERKMMLLQDVDKLKKRLRHEENVHRALERAFSRPIGTLPRLPPYLPPHTLQLLAEVAVLEEEVVRLEEQIVNFRQGLYQEAVYISSKRNVENSSDTIDHESGRNSKHQRSKSLPQNELNSITSMVRRQPCLARSTSRKFFSLDTIPDRTANCSNRPVMGKQHLNKRNSSPSCPEDGQGKESWLCFDSVKDKQSPEKKYAKIITSMQKTPIKYESMEKCADPIRSKLGSRLIEERAQESSSGSSDERVLAADSHPNKVSEDMVKCLSSIFMRMSALKDKVVESGTFRAVASHGNNRETQFRDAYEICSEYRERDIGPYKHLCAIEASSIDLNRATNALFLIHRLKLLFGRLATVKLEGLTHQQKLAFWINIYNSCMMNATIIVGGHLLNAITIEHFILRLPFHLKFTCTKAAKNDEMKARSIFGLEWSEPLVTFALSCGSCSSPAVRVYTASQVEEELEVAKRDYLQAAVGFTKTNKLIIPKVLDWYLLDFAKDLESLLDWVCLQLPDELRSEAVKCLERRGREPLSQSVQVMPYDFSFRLLLHR; from the exons ATGAATACCAGAGTGCGCACCACTCTTCTGGCGATGAAAGCTCCTCTGAACCTGGATAAA AAGATGGAGACTCAGGGGAGCAGAGTAAAAGGTGGCGACAAACCTGTGACCAATCGAAGGCGAtcaaatagagagagaaaaatgatgtTACTTCAAGAT GTTGATAAGCTAAAGAAGAGGCTCAGACATGAAGAGAATGTTCACAGAGCATTGGAGAGGGCTTTTAGTAGACCTATAGGAACTCTCCCTCGTCTTCCTCCTTATCTTCCCCCACAT acactACAGCTTCTTGCCGAAGTAGCTGTTTTAGAAGAGGAGGTTGTTCGTCTGGAAGAGCAAATCGTGAATTTTAGGCAAGGTCTCTATCAGGAAGCTGTCTACATATCCTCCAAGAGGAATGTGGAGAATTCGAGTGATACAATCGACCACGAGTCAGGTAGAAACTCCAAACATCAACGATCAAAGTCTTTGCCCCAAAATGAGCTGAATTCAATAACATCTATGGTCAGGCGTCAACCTTGTCTAGCCAGAAGTACAAGTAGAAAGTTCTTTTCCCTCGATACCATCCCCGATCGAACGGCTAATTGTTCCAATAGGCCAGTGATGGGGAAACAACATCTTAATAAACGCAATTCCTCTCCATCTTGTCCAGAAGATGGGCAAGGAAAAGAGAGTTGGTTGTGTTTTGATTCTGTGAAGGACAAGCAATCTCCGGAAAAGAAATATGCAAAAATCATAACCTCGATGCAGAAAACTCCAATCAAATATGAATCAATGGAGAAATGTGCGGATCCTATAAGGTCAAAG CTAGGGAGCAGACTAATAGAGGAGAGAGCACAGGAGAGTTCCTCTGGTTCTTCAGATGAAAGAGTATTGGCAGCTGATAGCCATCCCAACAAAGTATCTGAGGATATGGTGAAGTGTTTGTCTAGCATTTTCATGAGGATGAGCGCATTGAAGGACAAAGTAGTGGAATCAGGGACTTTTCGAGCAGTAGCTTCTCATGGAAACAACAGAGAAACACAGTTTAGAGATGCTTATGAAATCTGTTCAgaatacagagagagagatattggTCCTTATAAGCATCTCTGTGCAATTGAAGCAAGTTCAATCGATCTCAATCGGGCAACCAATGCTCTGTTTCTGATTCATAGGCTAAA GTTGCTATTTGGAAGGCTTGCCACTGTGAAGTTAGAGGGTCTTACACATCAGCAGAAGCTTGCATTCtggataaatatatacaattcCTGCATGATGAAT GCGACAATTATTGTGGGGGGACACTTGCTGAATGCAATAACAATCGAACACTTCATCTTGAGACTGCCTTTTCATTTGAAATTC ACATGCACAAAAGCTGCAaaaaatgatgagatgaaagcACGCAGCATATTTGGACTGGAATGGTCTGAACCCTTGGTCACATTTGCACTCTCCTGTGGAAGCTGTTCCTCTCCTGCT gtGAGGGTGTACACAGCATCTCAAGTGGAAGAAGAGTTGGAAGTTGCAAAGAGGGACTACTTGCAAGCAGCAGTCGGCTTTACCAAGACAAACAAATTAATTATCCCCAAGGTACTAGATTGGTATCTACTTGACTTCGCTAAGGATCTGGAGTCATTGCTGGATTGGGTCTGCCTGCAACTACCGGATGAACTCCGTAGCGAAGCAGTCAAATGTCTtgagagaagaggaagagaacccTTATCACAATCGGTACAAGTAATGCCATATGATTTCAGTTTCAGGCTACTTTTACATCGATGA
- the LOC122296423 gene encoding uncharacterized protein LOC122296423 isoform X1: protein MNTRVRTTLLAMKAPLNLDKKMETQGSRVKGGDKPVTNRRRSNRERKMMLLQDVDKLKKRLRHEENVHRALERAFSRPIGTLPRLPPYLPPHTLQLLAEVAVLEEEVVRLEEQIVNFRQGLYQEAVYISSKRNVENSSDTIDHESGRNSKHQRSKSLPQNELNSITSMVRRQPCLARSTSRKFFSLDTIPDRTANCSNRPVMGKQHLNKRNSSPSCPEDGQGKESWLCFDSVKDKQSPEKKYAKIITSMQKTPIKYESMEKCADPIRSKLGSRLIEERAQESSSGSSDERVLAADSHPNKVSEDMVKCLSSIFMRMSALKDKVVESGTFRAVASHGNNRETQFRDAYEICSEYRERDIGPYKHLCAIEASSIDLNRATNALFLIHRLKLLFGRLATVKLEGLTHQQKLAFWINIYNSCMMNAFLEHGIPDTPKMVVALMQKATIIVGGHLLNAITIEHFILRLPFHLKFTCTKAAKNDEMKARSIFGLEWSEPLVTFALSCGSCSSPAVRVYTASQVEEELEVAKRDYLQAAVGFTKTNKLIIPKVLDWYLLDFAKDLESLLDWVCLQLPDELRSEAVKCLERRGREPLSQSVQVMPYDFSFRLLLHR from the exons ATGAATACCAGAGTGCGCACCACTCTTCTGGCGATGAAAGCTCCTCTGAACCTGGATAAA AAGATGGAGACTCAGGGGAGCAGAGTAAAAGGTGGCGACAAACCTGTGACCAATCGAAGGCGAtcaaatagagagagaaaaatgatgtTACTTCAAGAT GTTGATAAGCTAAAGAAGAGGCTCAGACATGAAGAGAATGTTCACAGAGCATTGGAGAGGGCTTTTAGTAGACCTATAGGAACTCTCCCTCGTCTTCCTCCTTATCTTCCCCCACAT acactACAGCTTCTTGCCGAAGTAGCTGTTTTAGAAGAGGAGGTTGTTCGTCTGGAAGAGCAAATCGTGAATTTTAGGCAAGGTCTCTATCAGGAAGCTGTCTACATATCCTCCAAGAGGAATGTGGAGAATTCGAGTGATACAATCGACCACGAGTCAGGTAGAAACTCCAAACATCAACGATCAAAGTCTTTGCCCCAAAATGAGCTGAATTCAATAACATCTATGGTCAGGCGTCAACCTTGTCTAGCCAGAAGTACAAGTAGAAAGTTCTTTTCCCTCGATACCATCCCCGATCGAACGGCTAATTGTTCCAATAGGCCAGTGATGGGGAAACAACATCTTAATAAACGCAATTCCTCTCCATCTTGTCCAGAAGATGGGCAAGGAAAAGAGAGTTGGTTGTGTTTTGATTCTGTGAAGGACAAGCAATCTCCGGAAAAGAAATATGCAAAAATCATAACCTCGATGCAGAAAACTCCAATCAAATATGAATCAATGGAGAAATGTGCGGATCCTATAAGGTCAAAG CTAGGGAGCAGACTAATAGAGGAGAGAGCACAGGAGAGTTCCTCTGGTTCTTCAGATGAAAGAGTATTGGCAGCTGATAGCCATCCCAACAAAGTATCTGAGGATATGGTGAAGTGTTTGTCTAGCATTTTCATGAGGATGAGCGCATTGAAGGACAAAGTAGTGGAATCAGGGACTTTTCGAGCAGTAGCTTCTCATGGAAACAACAGAGAAACACAGTTTAGAGATGCTTATGAAATCTGTTCAgaatacagagagagagatattggTCCTTATAAGCATCTCTGTGCAATTGAAGCAAGTTCAATCGATCTCAATCGGGCAACCAATGCTCTGTTTCTGATTCATAGGCTAAA GTTGCTATTTGGAAGGCTTGCCACTGTGAAGTTAGAGGGTCTTACACATCAGCAGAAGCTTGCATTCtggataaatatatacaattcCTGCATGATGAAT GCATTTTTAGAGCATGGGATACCGGATACCCCCAAAATGGTTGTAGCACTAATGCAAAAG GCGACAATTATTGTGGGGGGACACTTGCTGAATGCAATAACAATCGAACACTTCATCTTGAGACTGCCTTTTCATTTGAAATTC ACATGCACAAAAGCTGCAaaaaatgatgagatgaaagcACGCAGCATATTTGGACTGGAATGGTCTGAACCCTTGGTCACATTTGCACTCTCCTGTGGAAGCTGTTCCTCTCCTGCT gtGAGGGTGTACACAGCATCTCAAGTGGAAGAAGAGTTGGAAGTTGCAAAGAGGGACTACTTGCAAGCAGCAGTCGGCTTTACCAAGACAAACAAATTAATTATCCCCAAGGTACTAGATTGGTATCTACTTGACTTCGCTAAGGATCTGGAGTCATTGCTGGATTGGGTCTGCCTGCAACTACCGGATGAACTCCGTAGCGAAGCAGTCAAATGTCTtgagagaagaggaagagaacccTTATCACAATCGGTACAAGTAATGCCATATGATTTCAGTTTCAGGCTACTTTTACATCGATGA
- the LOC122296423 gene encoding uncharacterized protein LOC122296423 isoform X2 encodes MNTRVRTTLLAMKAPLNLDKMETQGSRVKGGDKPVTNRRRSNRERKMMLLQDVDKLKKRLRHEENVHRALERAFSRPIGTLPRLPPYLPPHTLQLLAEVAVLEEEVVRLEEQIVNFRQGLYQEAVYISSKRNVENSSDTIDHESGRNSKHQRSKSLPQNELNSITSMVRRQPCLARSTSRKFFSLDTIPDRTANCSNRPVMGKQHLNKRNSSPSCPEDGQGKESWLCFDSVKDKQSPEKKYAKIITSMQKTPIKYESMEKCADPIRSKLGSRLIEERAQESSSGSSDERVLAADSHPNKVSEDMVKCLSSIFMRMSALKDKVVESGTFRAVASHGNNRETQFRDAYEICSEYRERDIGPYKHLCAIEASSIDLNRATNALFLIHRLKLLFGRLATVKLEGLTHQQKLAFWINIYNSCMMNAFLEHGIPDTPKMVVALMQKATIIVGGHLLNAITIEHFILRLPFHLKFTCTKAAKNDEMKARSIFGLEWSEPLVTFALSCGSCSSPAVRVYTASQVEEELEVAKRDYLQAAVGFTKTNKLIIPKVLDWYLLDFAKDLESLLDWVCLQLPDELRSEAVKCLERRGREPLSQSVQVMPYDFSFRLLLHR; translated from the exons ATGAATACCAGAGTGCGCACCACTCTTCTGGCGATGAAAGCTCCTCTGAACCTGGATAAA ATGGAGACTCAGGGGAGCAGAGTAAAAGGTGGCGACAAACCTGTGACCAATCGAAGGCGAtcaaatagagagagaaaaatgatgtTACTTCAAGAT GTTGATAAGCTAAAGAAGAGGCTCAGACATGAAGAGAATGTTCACAGAGCATTGGAGAGGGCTTTTAGTAGACCTATAGGAACTCTCCCTCGTCTTCCTCCTTATCTTCCCCCACAT acactACAGCTTCTTGCCGAAGTAGCTGTTTTAGAAGAGGAGGTTGTTCGTCTGGAAGAGCAAATCGTGAATTTTAGGCAAGGTCTCTATCAGGAAGCTGTCTACATATCCTCCAAGAGGAATGTGGAGAATTCGAGTGATACAATCGACCACGAGTCAGGTAGAAACTCCAAACATCAACGATCAAAGTCTTTGCCCCAAAATGAGCTGAATTCAATAACATCTATGGTCAGGCGTCAACCTTGTCTAGCCAGAAGTACAAGTAGAAAGTTCTTTTCCCTCGATACCATCCCCGATCGAACGGCTAATTGTTCCAATAGGCCAGTGATGGGGAAACAACATCTTAATAAACGCAATTCCTCTCCATCTTGTCCAGAAGATGGGCAAGGAAAAGAGAGTTGGTTGTGTTTTGATTCTGTGAAGGACAAGCAATCTCCGGAAAAGAAATATGCAAAAATCATAACCTCGATGCAGAAAACTCCAATCAAATATGAATCAATGGAGAAATGTGCGGATCCTATAAGGTCAAAG CTAGGGAGCAGACTAATAGAGGAGAGAGCACAGGAGAGTTCCTCTGGTTCTTCAGATGAAAGAGTATTGGCAGCTGATAGCCATCCCAACAAAGTATCTGAGGATATGGTGAAGTGTTTGTCTAGCATTTTCATGAGGATGAGCGCATTGAAGGACAAAGTAGTGGAATCAGGGACTTTTCGAGCAGTAGCTTCTCATGGAAACAACAGAGAAACACAGTTTAGAGATGCTTATGAAATCTGTTCAgaatacagagagagagatattggTCCTTATAAGCATCTCTGTGCAATTGAAGCAAGTTCAATCGATCTCAATCGGGCAACCAATGCTCTGTTTCTGATTCATAGGCTAAA GTTGCTATTTGGAAGGCTTGCCACTGTGAAGTTAGAGGGTCTTACACATCAGCAGAAGCTTGCATTCtggataaatatatacaattcCTGCATGATGAAT GCATTTTTAGAGCATGGGATACCGGATACCCCCAAAATGGTTGTAGCACTAATGCAAAAG GCGACAATTATTGTGGGGGGACACTTGCTGAATGCAATAACAATCGAACACTTCATCTTGAGACTGCCTTTTCATTTGAAATTC ACATGCACAAAAGCTGCAaaaaatgatgagatgaaagcACGCAGCATATTTGGACTGGAATGGTCTGAACCCTTGGTCACATTTGCACTCTCCTGTGGAAGCTGTTCCTCTCCTGCT gtGAGGGTGTACACAGCATCTCAAGTGGAAGAAGAGTTGGAAGTTGCAAAGAGGGACTACTTGCAAGCAGCAGTCGGCTTTACCAAGACAAACAAATTAATTATCCCCAAGGTACTAGATTGGTATCTACTTGACTTCGCTAAGGATCTGGAGTCATTGCTGGATTGGGTCTGCCTGCAACTACCGGATGAACTCCGTAGCGAAGCAGTCAAATGTCTtgagagaagaggaagagaacccTTATCACAATCGGTACAAGTAATGCCATATGATTTCAGTTTCAGGCTACTTTTACATCGATGA